TTTAGGGGAATCTTTATCTCGCATTTCCAAGCTTAATCCCATTACTTTTGGGCAAATAGAACCTTTAAGTGAATTTGTACTTTATCCGGCCCGTCACTATGTAGCCGATCCGGAGACTTTTGATGAGGCTCTGGCGGCAATTCAAGTGGATTTGGAGAAGCAACTTAAGTCGCTGGAAGGTCAAGGCAAGAAGCTTGAGGCTTATCGTTTAAAGCAACGCACTAAGTATGACTTGGAAATGCTTAAAGAAGTCGGGTTTGTAAATGGTATTGAAAATTATTCGCGTTATTTTGACGGTCGGGCGCCCGGTTCGCCACCTTATACTTTACTTGATTTTTTTGCCCATCGTTTTGGTAAGGCTAGCTCTAAGGATTGGCTCCTAGTCGTCGACGAGTCCCACATTTCGATTCCCCAAATTCGGGGGATGTATAAAGGGGACCGCAGTCGCAAACAAACTTTGATCGACTTTGGTTTTCGGCTGCCATCGGCTTTGGATAATCGTCCTTTAGACTTTCCAGAGTTTGAAACTCGCATGCCACAAACTATTTATATGAGCGCAACGCCTAGTCCTTGGGAATTAACCAGGGCGACAGTGGCAGCCAGTGATTTGTCATCGCTGAGCGGTCAGAAAGCAACTTTGACTCCAATTGTAGAGCAATTAATTCGTCCAACTGGCTTAATTGACCCCCAAATTACAGTTTTACCATCGAAAGACCAGATTAATGATTTACGATGTCGCATTGAGGAAAGAATAAAAAATGGCCAGCGGGTCCTGGTTACAACTTTAACTAAAAGAATGGCCGAAGAATTATCTGATTATTTAAAGAATTTAAATATTAAAGTCACTTACCTGCATTCTGATATTCAAACTCTAGAGCGCAGCACCATTTTAGATGATTTACGACGTGGTAATTATGATGTCCTAGTTGGTATCAATTTGCTACGGGAAGGCTTAGATCTTCCAGAAGTGTCACTGGTCGCCATTCTTGACGCCGATAAGGAAGGTTTTTTGCGGAGTGAATCGGCTTTAATTCAAGTGATGGGTCGGGCGGCTCGGCATTTACAAGGCGAAGTGGTCATGTACGCCGATAAAATTACTGATTCCATGCGACGAGCTATAGATGAGGTTGATAGACGACGGTCGATACAACTGTCCTATAATCAAGAACATAATATTACACCGGTGGGCATTACCAAGTCGATTCGCGATAAAATGGTGGAGTTTACGGCGGCCGAAATTGCCGAAAAATCTCACCCCACTGTATACAGTAAAAAAGGCGGCAAAGCTTCTTTAATCGACCTGGCTGATGTTCCGCCGTCTGAACGGAAGAAGTTTATTAAAGAGCTGGAACTAAAAATGCAAACGGCTGCCGAAGAGCTCAACTTTGAACTTGCCGCCCAAATTAGGGACGAGCTACTTGACATAAAGAAGAACCTCTAGTTATAATGCCCACAATATTCTAATCACAGGCAAGCGTTAATTAGACTTGCCGTTGTTATTATTACTACATCGGAGGCTCTCGTGGGTGGTCAAGCTCGTCATCCAGTGATCGCACAGAGAAGTTCTGGTTTCGTTCATAGTTCAGCGCAGGCATTTACAACCGCCTGGAACTACGTTCAAGATAAGCATCCTTGGGTTCCAACGGGGATGCTGCATCAAGGTGTTCCGTCGAAAGACCTGAATGCAAAAGCACTTAAAGCTTGGAACAGCCTTCCTAAAGACCAACAATGTGGTCAAGGGTTGGCGAAAAAGCTTAAGGGCAACTATCATATCAGTTAGTTGGTTAAACAGCCTGTTGGCAAGGGAAGGCTGTAATCTCAAATGTTCGCGAAAGATTCGACAAAGTTTTCAGGAGAGATACATCATGGGTTCCGCAAATAATTCAGGCAAAGTAGTAGCAAGTGTCAGATCGAGTTCTGTGGCGACCAAAGTAAATCCAATGGCTTCGCCAAACTCTCAGAATGAATGTCCGCCCGAGGGCAGCATTTGTCCGAGTTGTGGAAAGGGTACTGTGCATTACGGTCGTTTTTCTCGTCGGCGTGTTTGCACACACTCCCAATGCGTCGTGAACTCGTACAGTATCTATCATTGCTAGTTAGCTTTGCGTAGGTTTGGCGGTGGAATTTTTCTCTACAGAGAGTTAAGTTTCACCGCCCTTTCATTTTTTTAATTTGAAATTTACAATTTAAAATTGAAAATTATACCTTTGTTACTTGATTCCAGGTCTTGTCCCGGAATGACGTATCTGAGTGTGACCCTTTATAAATGCTTCAAAATATAGTAGAATACCAGATCGTCATCTTATGGAAGAACTCATTATTCGCGGCGCCAGAGAGCATAATTTAAAAAACGTCGATTTAACTATTCCCAAAAATAAATTAATAGTCTTTACCGGCGTTTCCGGCAGTGGTAAGTCCTCTTTGGCCATGGATACTATCTATGCTGAGGGGCAGCGCCGTTACGTAGAATCTTTGTCTTCCTACGCCCGCCAATTCTTAGGCGTCATGGATAAGCCCGATGTCGACCTTATCGAAGGACTTAGCCCCGCAATTGCGATTGATCAAAAGTCGGCTTCTCATAACCCTCGTTCCACCGTTGGCACTATCACCGAAGTCTACGATTATCTTCGTCTTTTATACGCTCGCGTAGGCCATCCCCATTGCCCCAATTGCGGTCGAGAAATTTCTCGGCAAACCATCGATCAAATTAGCGATGGTATCCTCGCTTTAGGGCCGGGGCGCTACATGATCATCTCCCCAATCGTAAAAGACCGCAAAGGCGAATATACGCATCTTTTTGAGAATCTGCGAAAGCAGGGGTTTGGCCGGGCCAGGGTTGATGGGCAAGTGATAAGTTTGGATAGCGATTTTGATCTTATCAAAACAAACAAACACACTATTGAAGCCGTAATTGATCGTTTAGTGCTGGAAAAGAAAGTCTCTAAAGATACTATTACTCGAATTCGCCAGTCGGTAGAAACGGCTTTAAAGTTGGCTGATGGCGTGGCCATTGTTTCTCAAGTAACCGATAAAGCCTTTGAATTTCCGGAATCCCCGAAAAAGATGGAGGATCATCTATTTTCGGAGCGTTTTGCTTGTCCATTTTGCAATATTTCGCTGCCGGAACTGGAGCCCCGCAGTTTCTCTTTTAACTCACCGCATGGTGCCTGTCCTAAATGTCAGGGC
The sequence above is a segment of the candidate division WWE3 bacterium genome. Coding sequences within it:
- the uvrB gene encoding excinuclease ABC subunit UvrB; protein product: MEFKLTSSYKPAGDQPQAIKSLLSNYKAGLSDQVLLGVTGSGKTFTVANVIQEIKKPTLIISHNKTLAAQLYQEFKEFFPKNAVEYFVSYYDYYQPESYLPATDTYIEKDADINDEIDRLRLRATAALMTRSDVIIVASVSAIYSLGDPEEYSQAILELKVGSATTLRAHVLSRLIEMHYNRNDFESKRATFRVKGENIEVWPAYEDYILRLEYLGESLSRISKLNPITFGQIEPLSEFVLYPARHYVADPETFDEALAAIQVDLEKQLKSLEGQGKKLEAYRLKQRTKYDLEMLKEVGFVNGIENYSRYFDGRAPGSPPYTLLDFFAHRFGKASSKDWLLVVDESHISIPQIRGMYKGDRSRKQTLIDFGFRLPSALDNRPLDFPEFETRMPQTIYMSATPSPWELTRATVAASDLSSLSGQKATLTPIVEQLIRPTGLIDPQITVLPSKDQINDLRCRIEERIKNGQRVLVTTLTKRMAEELSDYLKNLNIKVTYLHSDIQTLERSTILDDLRRGNYDVLVGINLLREGLDLPEVSLVAILDADKEGFLRSESALIQVMGRAARHLQGEVVMYADKITDSMRRAIDEVDRRRSIQLSYNQEHNITPVGITKSIRDKMVEFTAAEIAEKSHPTVYSKKGGKASLIDLADVPPSERKKFIKELELKMQTAAEELNFELAAQIRDELLDIKKNL